The genomic region TTTCTCTGCCTGCCAAAACTGCAAAAGCCATGAATGCGAAGTTCCCATACAATCGATAATTTAACCAATAAAATTTTGCATTGCGCTACAGAAACACCTTCGCTAGATTCTTGCGGTGCTAAGACATCAGATGTCTGAAGGCCCTTTAGATTTCATGAACTGATTGTGATGCAGAGGGAGAAATTATGCTACTGCGAGTTGACAAGCCACTGACACGTCGGGTTCAGGAAGCTGTGCTGCGACTGATCCGTGGACACAATTACCAACCTGGTGAAGAGATACCGACTGAAGCAGAGCTGGGACAACTGTTTGGGGTTGGACGTTCAACGCTTAAAGAGGCCATTGGTAACCTTGTCGAGCAGGGGATACTCCAAAAATCGAACGGTCGGGTGACGTTCCTAAGACAACTCCCTATCGTTCTCGAGAGTGGCTTGGAAAAGTTGAGCAGTTTACGGAGCACACCCGAAAAGTAG from SAR324 cluster bacterium harbors:
- a CDS encoding GntR family transcriptional regulator; the encoded protein is MLLRVDKPLTRRVQEAVLRLIRGHNYQPGEEIPTEAELGQLFGVGRSTLKEAIGNLVEQGILQKSNGRVTFLRQLPIVLESGLEKLSSLRSTPEK